In Myxocyprinus asiaticus isolate MX2 ecotype Aquarium Trade chromosome 8, UBuf_Myxa_2, whole genome shotgun sequence, a single genomic region encodes these proteins:
- the LOC127445083 gene encoding ELMO domain-containing protein 2-like isoform X1 produces the protein MLVRMLGYIWQYFYSSCLRFWVKWLLRLVTGTCELQRICARCKAGVLRTSQIEYSLKSSKSKVLRAALSLKENELEDHLARIIREKRIKELKDPTFKVNFRQCLLQINGYNELFEAVEELRKEVFDPDKEEHENMLLKLWDLLMPSVKLESRITKQWGNIGFQGDDPKTDFRGMGMLGLTNLVFFSEKFTDEARQVLSHANHPTLGYSYAIVGINLTEMAYSLMKSGALKPHFYNSLSTKPQLLHFHQFYCYLAYEFDKFWLEEEPESIMEFNRYREKFHDKVKGQLQAPDVTLIMTTDPKK, from the exons ATGCTGGTA aggaTGTTGGGGTACATCTGGCAGTATTTCTATTCCTCTTGTCTGCGGTTCTGGGTGAAGTGGTTACTAAGGCTGGTTACGGGAACATGTGAACTACAGCGGATCTGTGCCCGATGCAAAGCTGGAGTGCTGAGGACATCACAAATAG aGTATTCCCTGAAGTCGTCAAAAAGCAAG GTATTGCGAGCAGCTTTATCTCTGAAGGAGAACGAACTGGAAGACCATCTTGCACGGATCATTCGAGAAAAGAGAATCAAAGAGCTGAAAGATCCAAC GTTTAAAGTTAATTTCCGCCAATGCCTGTTACAAATAAACGGATATAATGAGCTTTTTGAGGCAGTTGAGGAACTTCGAAAAGAGGTGTTTGACCCTGATAAGGAGGAACATGAGAACATGCTCCTGAAg TTGTGGGACTTGTTAATGCCATCAGTCAAGTTAGAATCGAGAATCACTAAACAATGGGGCAACATCGGTTTCCAAGGTGATGACCCAAAGACAGATTTCAGAGGCATGGGCATGCTGGGCCTCACAAACCTTGT ttttttcagtgagaaattcacAGATGAAGCCCGTCAGGTTCTGTCACATGCAAATCACCCCACACTTGG GTATTCATATGCGATAGTGGGCATTAATCTGACTGAGATGGCATACAGCTTAATGAAGAGTGGCGCTTTGAAGCCTCATTTCTATAACAGCTTATCTACAAAACCCCAGCTGCTGCACTTCCATCAGTTCTACT GTTACCTGGCATACGAGTTTGATAAGTTCTGGTTGGAAGAGGAGCCAGAGAGCATCATGGAGTTCAATCGCTACAGGGAGAAGTTTCACGACAAGGTCAAAGGGCAACTTCAGGCACCAGACGTCACTCTTATCATGACTACGGACCCAAAAAAGTGA
- the LOC127445083 gene encoding ELMO domain-containing protein 2-like isoform X2 — translation MRMLGYIWQYFYSSCLRFWVKWLLRLVTGTCELQRICARCKAGVLRTSQIEYSLKSSKSKVLRAALSLKENELEDHLARIIREKRIKELKDPTFKVNFRQCLLQINGYNELFEAVEELRKEVFDPDKEEHENMLLKLWDLLMPSVKLESRITKQWGNIGFQGDDPKTDFRGMGMLGLTNLVFFSEKFTDEARQVLSHANHPTLGYSYAIVGINLTEMAYSLMKSGALKPHFYNSLSTKPQLLHFHQFYCYLAYEFDKFWLEEEPESIMEFNRYREKFHDKVKGQLQAPDVTLIMTTDPKK, via the exons ATG aggaTGTTGGGGTACATCTGGCAGTATTTCTATTCCTCTTGTCTGCGGTTCTGGGTGAAGTGGTTACTAAGGCTGGTTACGGGAACATGTGAACTACAGCGGATCTGTGCCCGATGCAAAGCTGGAGTGCTGAGGACATCACAAATAG aGTATTCCCTGAAGTCGTCAAAAAGCAAG GTATTGCGAGCAGCTTTATCTCTGAAGGAGAACGAACTGGAAGACCATCTTGCACGGATCATTCGAGAAAAGAGAATCAAAGAGCTGAAAGATCCAAC GTTTAAAGTTAATTTCCGCCAATGCCTGTTACAAATAAACGGATATAATGAGCTTTTTGAGGCAGTTGAGGAACTTCGAAAAGAGGTGTTTGACCCTGATAAGGAGGAACATGAGAACATGCTCCTGAAg TTGTGGGACTTGTTAATGCCATCAGTCAAGTTAGAATCGAGAATCACTAAACAATGGGGCAACATCGGTTTCCAAGGTGATGACCCAAAGACAGATTTCAGAGGCATGGGCATGCTGGGCCTCACAAACCTTGT ttttttcagtgagaaattcacAGATGAAGCCCGTCAGGTTCTGTCACATGCAAATCACCCCACACTTGG GTATTCATATGCGATAGTGGGCATTAATCTGACTGAGATGGCATACAGCTTAATGAAGAGTGGCGCTTTGAAGCCTCATTTCTATAACAGCTTATCTACAAAACCCCAGCTGCTGCACTTCCATCAGTTCTACT GTTACCTGGCATACGAGTTTGATAAGTTCTGGTTGGAAGAGGAGCCAGAGAGCATCATGGAGTTCAATCGCTACAGGGAGAAGTTTCACGACAAGGTCAAAGGGCAACTTCAGGCACCAGACGTCACTCTTATCATGACTACGGACCCAAAAAAGTGA